From the genome of Spodoptera frugiperda isolate SF20-4 chromosome 7, AGI-APGP_CSIRO_Sfru_2.0, whole genome shotgun sequence:
TACagtatgtgtttttatttcgtttatttgAACGTTGGCccataataatagtatttaacaATTCGCCAACCATCTAATCGCATTTCATTCCCAATCTCCCAAATTCCACAATTGCCAAAAAGCAGGCAAATAAACTTGCAACTCAATTGGTGTGGAGGATGTCTAAGGGCATCACGGCGCCTACTAAGTCAATAAACCGCTTAAAAAATATACTGGGCCATTAGCAATATCGACTTACCAGTAAACCACTGTCCATCAAGTGGTTCACATTCAATCTTAGGAGTGCAAGAGCGCGAGGACTCTGGAGTCTTCTTTGGAGAGCATCCTGAAGGATCAGCGCATCGGACTCCTCTGCTCTGCACCCCACCGCCAACGCACCAGCCCACACACTGGTAACAAAGGTCTACCATGAAAATCTTCCTTTTAGAATTAGGTTTTATATGTGGAATCAagaatcattttttttaaggggggaaatcatccaatgacttctcccgccctgggtgaggcgagaggaagtgtcttACTGGGATCGAGAATCTTACAGAATActgactcttactaactaaaaaccaccccgttcctactcttgcttttcgagctggagcccaggtaaacccgctaggtagtctgcagctccaaaATCAAGAATCAATAAGTGTATATTTCTAggtaaaatgaaataacaataaGAGACTTCCTGCTTTATAACGTGTGTGTGTTCGAGAGAAACTCCAGAAGAGGATCCAATTCTTCAAATTCCTTCAGAAAATGCTGAACACAAACATGTCTGTTTCAGATTTGACTCCTAAAGATGAAATCATAAATAAGGTGTCAAAGAAACCGGTAAACAATCCTGTCTTTAGCTCCAATGAATGGTTAGTGTTAACATTAAGTATCCCACGTTCAATGAGTGTCTGAGacacaaatattattcattttcttTGCAAAACATTTCCATTGAACTCTATTtctgtatgtttataaaataaacattgctaTTAGTTGAACAGTTGAATGGGTGGAACTAAATCTGACTTGACCTTCCACTAACAATAAATCAGTGCgtaacaataaatatgtataaaaaagtgaaaaaaaatgttataaataaaactgaacatttcaaataaaacgtCAATAAATTGATGTAGTTTAGTGATTCACCATTGATTTCCATTGAAATCAATTTCCAACAACCATATACTTACTACGCAATGCTAATTTTAATCCAATTTTTCAGatgtaacattaataaattggtCTAGTTTAGATATTCAATGAGATTTAGACTGTAGCAAAATTTAGACAAGAACAGCAGAATCGAAAGGTGCAATTGCCAATCCATTTACCAAATAAcgttaacaaataatatttcaatatataatGATACAGAAGTTAAATCAACAGAATTGGTTGAAGTAAGCAAAACTGACATGCTTTTATCCGTGTTATGAATCAAACACCACCTCTGCGTATCAATTACTCAATGCTTGCAATGGTTGCAATAAGTTCGCACGTTACATTTTCAGTCAGAATATCACTTATAGAACAAAAAGTAGACgtgaaataacaaataaatcaaaatgcaCTTAGGTAATGACTTTGAGCACCTGTAAGGACAACCGAAATAAACGGCCTCTGTTCAATGAAAATTTTGAGCACCACTTAACTTTGATGCAATTTTGAGTTTCTATTTTTAGTTGCGTTATTGCAGAATTTGAGTTTGATGATTGTAATAAAAGATGTATGTAAGTACAGTCTTGCAAAGACGGGATTTTACAAAATTAGAGCCCATGAGTAGTTACGTAAAGTGAATCATTAATTTGCCAACATGAATCAACCATattacggcttactcacgtaaattaagtctttgactgccaattgaaaactgttgaaggcaaatcctccgctaacgtcggtcaccggtgaacCCCGtagcgtttaaagtgttaatagagaaaagctctactagtttcgagtcacagagggactcttcatcatgaccagcgtgcgcagacgcggtgacatCGCGCTCCTATGTAGGCCAAAGACTAcgtatttacgtgagtaaaccgtgaatgTTTCGTTAATTTAGTATTGTATCACGATAGGtatgacaaaaatataacaatacaattcatAAGAGCATTGTTTTTCATACACGATTAAAAAGTACTAACCTCTGACCAGTCAGTGTAGAGCCATCCAGCCGCAGGGCTAAAAGAGTATTCGGGTCCAACATCAAAATCCGTGCTATTAACAGCCACTGTATATACGGGACCTTCTCTGAAGTTGTCCGTGTGATCCTTCTGCTTCGTCACACGTTTAGACAAGATCTGTCTCACTTCGCCACCAATCACTTTGTCACAATCTGGGATTACGCACTTCTCTGATGTCGTTGGTTTTAGTAGCGGACATTTTTGGTCGCTTATCTAAAaatttatcattaatatttttagcatTAGGTAATTTCGATggtcgacaaaaaaataattaatgtattaaatgGTCCATAACTACAAATACAATCATAAATGTATAGTCTAGTTTTCTCTCTACTTTATAAAACCGATCGAATTGATTTTCAACAAAACATTTACCTTAGTAATACCCCTGGCATGATCCTGCACACATCCCACAATCCTGGTTCTGGTGGCAGGTCCGCATTTGGGACAGTTACTCCAGGCAGCAGCTCTCCAGCGTGGAGGACAGGGGATGTTGGCACACCTTCGCCGTCGGGCAGGAGGGGCCACGCCAGCACAGTGCAGTGCTGCCACCTCGCGGTTACTGCCGTTAGCTTCCACGCATCGGAACTTGCCCAGCTGCAAATAATTTTTAGTCAGAccgaaatacataaaaatatagattcGATTTAGCGTATgcttcaaataattttaaatacttcaTGCAACTATCAATTTTAAAACTGCAATCGTTTCAGATGATTGACGTCTGTTTAAGCCCAAAGTAATGacgaaaaagttaaaatgcattttaatagattCATATCAAATTCAAGGAAATCAATCTTCGTGGAAGAAGCAACAGCTCATTACCAATTGCCCCGAAATGGTCTGCTATCAAACTGCGCCAGTCGTAAAGCATTGCTACAGATTGATTTCAATTAGGTATTTATCGGTCAGACTGACTAGACGGCTCATTGTCCGATTGGCAGCATGTAGGCCAAAGTTACTGTGTCTAGTGTATTTATATGGGTACAATACGAACCAAAAATGAGGAAATTCAATTGGAAGGTCACTTACTTGTATTCCACCTCCACATGTTCTGGTGCATTGAGAGTAGGACAGTATCTTCCACATAAACTTCATGTTACCAACTACCACTTCATCGACCTCATCTTCGTTACTAAAGctcaggtctgggtgtcgtggCACTTCAGCGCTTGTCCTCGGGAACACGTCGTAACTATGATGCCTTCTATAGTGCTTCGTCACAGCCGTAGATGACACTTCAGGGAAGTCAGCCTTCGTCACGCTATCACTCTCAATCTCACCAGGAAGTGATTCCGTGAAATACTCATACTTTATACTTGGATTCGGTTGAGTATAAAGtatctgaaaataaaagtaacataaatatCTATTCAATTTGGCGTAACAGATTATCGAACAATTTATGATATCAATAAATAGCGATTGGTTAGTGATGgataatgtatttgttttttatgtgaTTTGAATTGTAATGGTTTTGATAATGTATTTCCTATGTACCATGATGTCGATGGGGTGGTGTATGGGTCCGTGTGCGACGACGCTGTCGAGCGAGCCCTGGCGCGAGTACACGAAGCGCGCGCCCGCCGCCTCGTACGTGCCCGCCGCCGACACCGCGAACTCGCCATTCATTATATACGACCCGTTGGATATCTTCAAAGCTGTAAGTGGACAAAAGTTGTCAAAGATCCATTGGATACTAAGTGTTTGCAGCATACCCTTTGATTTGATCGACATTAAATTTATAATCCCAATACGTATCTTCCCACTCGTGTTAAATATCAAACGCTCAATACACTAATTGTTAGAACAGACATGTTGTAAACGACCTGTCAGTGAAGTCAGAAATTGATTTCGTTTTGCGTATAAACCCGGATGAAGTCATTTTAGTATTAGTAATAAAGTGGGCGTTGTTACCTAAACTAGACCATCTCCAATGATTTACTATCCACTTCATCAATAATGCTGATTGATAAGTGACCAAACCTTACGTTCGCGGCCCATTAGCCTTTATCAAAGGACTATTCACCAAGTATTGTggaatgataaataaaaatgtctagcGAATAGGTTCGTTCCATTCATCAgtcgtatatttttttcaacaactttgattaatgttttgttCCGAACGATTTAAAACTGACAATGTTCTCTCTATATAAGTTTAGTGTGATCATTATCGTTAACAGTCACACCTGTTCCGTGGAGCTGATACGGTCTAAGGTAATCTTGGGCATGGCTACTTAAATGTCGAACTCATTCATTAATATGAACATTATCCTCATCGCCGTCttttgtttcttctttaaataatattgctacacttacatatatttactttattgatGCTTACCTATATAGTTCTCGCTGGGCATGATCTCCGAGACATTAAGCCTGCAGGCCCCACGAGGAACAGTGGTCACATAAGAATATCCAAGAGGCAGACGTGGTCGGGAAAAGAGGCCTGACACCAGTCGCCGACCACATCGTAATTCACGAGATGAAGCTGAAGATAGGACGCCTTCACGACCCACCGCCTGAGGACAAGAGTAAAAATTAGCTTGAAATATAGGAAAGAACATGGAAAGCGTGGATACCGAACGTACAGGATAAACATGGATAATAAATGGTGAGAAAACCTAtagttaaaataagtttaaaatattactaagctAAAATTGTGAAGAATGCTCAttccttctctgtgtgagaagataACATTACCAGTATcctaagtacgagtttgctttacgtttaaagtaatcgaaacgagagcgcgttcggcgctctgattggccagctcgaataaatcaaccaatccgAGCTCTCGgttcggttactttaaacgcaaaataaactcgtactaagtgtacagaCATTAGAAGCATTTACAAGCTAATAATAAACGGTATCACCCCCTTTTTAATTTCAGAACCAACAGAGCTAAGTCCAGTATACTCTTTGAAGTATTAAGCAACAGGTATTATTATGCACGACCAATGTAAGTTtggtaatcaaataaatatcagCGATGACATTGCTGTCTATCATACAACTGGATTAAGTATTCAGAACAGCGAGTTAAGATTACGTTTACCCTTTGTATATCAGTTTGGTCAGAACCTTTTATGTATCTAGGGCGATACATGACATCTCTGTATGTAAAATGTACTgacatttactatttattagtagtaagatttttgttatttaaaattcaacctTCTTACCTACATCATTAGTTAGTTGAATTTATAATCTGAGCCTTTCAGAAACAGCTAGCTAGAGCTAATCGcttctgcggactgcctagcgggtaccgaggctccggctcgaaaagcaggagtagaaacggtggtttttagtcagtaagagtttgtcACTTCCACTCGCCTTgcccccaaggcgggagaagtgaatGGATGATGTTtacgcctcaaaaaaaaaaggtaatcggttctcaatattaataaaatgttctaaTTGTTTGAAATCTGTTTTCTTAAAATCTCATTCCAAGTTCTGAAGAAGAAAGCACGAAACTCTTCATTGCCATCAAACAGTTAAACAACTATGTAGTAGTAGTGTAGAAATTCAATAAAGCtacttcaaaatcaatttaCCTATGCAATACAGAAGAAATTCTCTAATACGACACATCATAAACCACACATCGAAGATAAACGCTACAAGAATGAAACACAGTAATTGACTTAAACATactacacatgaagctatacataaccagtttatcatggtcttggTTTGTATActctttccacacattcaacgaccagtttatactggttttgtatagtttgatgtgaAGCTCTGTGTACTTTCAGTTCACGATAACCAGTGGAGACGATTGAAATACAATGCTTCATGTCCATAATGGATCAGTCAACGACGCATTGTTCGACGTCCAATTGTCCACCACACTCAATTTCTTCTCATAAATTACATTGTACTAACAAAACACGATATACGATGTTGATTGGGAATTCTAACAAGCCTATTGGAAAGTTTTAAAACGGTTGGAAATATGCAACCAATAGGAGCTATCTTATCTATGTAAACACGTTTCTATTGGTCAATCATTGAAACGTTGTTGTGAAATATTTGTACTGATTAGTTGTTTCGATTTTTGATGGTGTTTTTTGATAGtgtgttttgaaattaaaactatgtcggttggtttattattttttttatcgatcAGACATAATATACGGTAGTTATATCGATAAGTTATATTCAAAAGTTCTCTAAAGcttataatgtaaaataaagttacatacatacatacatatcgtcacgccttgaatccccgaaggggtaggcagaggtgcacattatggcacgtaatgccactgtgtacacccactttttcacaatttatgttgtaagtcccatgtaataggtggtgagcctattgccatataccgggcacatttccagactccgtgctaccactgagaaatttttgaaaaaccgaaaaaagcccagtaatacttcgtccgacccgggaatcgaacccgagaccccttgcccggcagtcgcacttgcgaccactctgccaacgaggcagtaaaataAAGTTACTGAACTAAAAGAGTACATAAGTTTTATTAATCTAAAACGTGAATTTACAGAAACAACCTTATTAAATTACTGGCCTACGCTTAAAAATACAGACTATGAGTCATACTATCTCCACAACAGCAATAAACTCCTCACTTCGGAAACCTTTATCTACATATGGAACAGCAAATTCACACAAAGTATCAACTTTAGTACTCATACCATAATAATACTACAAAATGTTTCGAACCACTTATGGTCAAACTgtctttattaacattttatcttATAAAGCATCGTGTACATTTACTTTGCACACTGCAAATGTAATTATGGTCCTTCGATCTGCAGACTTTTCACTATCTATGCTAATTTCGACTAGAGATTATAATATGAGTATTAAGTAGATGTATTCATTCACATATATCCTACtttataccaatattataaatagaaaattatgtttatttggaTGTGTGTCCGTCAATCGCAGtgaaactactaaacagattttgatgaaatttggtatacagacagggtagcTAACctgggtgataggatacattctaatcccacgggaacgcgggcgaagccgctagcttctgccagcggccaGTAATAATATATCGAACAAAAAAACTGTCTACTCCTTCAAAATACAAAGTTATAGTACCTAGACCAGACCCAAAATTCAAACTCCAATAATAGTAACTTCTTAGCTACGAAATCGTTAAAAACACTCAAAACAAATGTAGCATCTAATTAGTCATTCACAGCCAACAACAAGCGGATatacaacaaataaatcaaaaagcAAACTCAGTTactaaattctaaataaaatggatGAGTAACAATACAATTAGGCGTGTCTGTAACGCCTACGTACTTCTTATATGTTGGCTTACACCCAAACATGAACAAATGCATGCTAATTGAACATTCAACCAATTTATGGTGATTGTACACGAAAGGTCCACTCTTAATGACATTTATTATCTCTTTAGTCTTTGTCTCAGATACATTGGAAACAAAATGCTATTTTCCGTAATATCGGACTTCAAGTTCGCAATAAAACGGCCATTTAGCATTTTATTTGGCGTTAATGTCtttatacaaaactaaaatGGACGCTTAAACACTGACTACAGACAAAAACTCACAATTTCGCTCATAAACGTGCGAACAACCGTAAAcgagtaaataataaatgctaCTAATCCGACTTAATGGgactataaaaatgttatctcACAAAATATATCGTAATTAAAATCGGACACATACCacaatattttgacatttccaagttaatttaatttcttaaaaaacattgataaaatagatttttctaGCCATTAATCCTGTTTATTTATGTGACCACAATCGCTATGGACATTTATCAGCGAATACTTATTGTATGGTTATTATAAATCATTCGTTGTAATTGAAAACGTACACTAATAGTCTATTAATTAGGATTAAGCGTGAGTTAACGAAGCACCTGTCAATGAGCGGTAACGGGTGGCTTTGAACTCTGTTTTATGCGTTCCAATGGTTACTGAACTTGCTCAACTGCGCCAACAATTGACCAAACATTACACACCTACGCctgtttgtttaaaaagttataaaaaaagcaATTATCGACAGTACACTCGGATTAATTACACACGAATGTGGTGTAAACGGGGGATTCAGTAGCTTGACTAATGAAGCGTGGGCGCAGAGATCTCGACTTTTACTCAAGAAACAAATGCTCAGTGTCACAAAATACGACAAGTCAAATAAGATCACAGAGCTTACATAATAAACGCTGCGAGTCCATAAACTGTCCATGTAATTGCTTAGAAAACTTTAATTGGCTATAATGTGTTCTTATAAATCAATTAATACAACAACCTCCTTTCTTGGACTGCACTGATTATATCTTGACTCCTCGACTTGCTCATTGAATTGTATCATTTATATAGTTTATTctgaaatgtaataaacatcGCAGTAACGGCTAGACCGCTGTcatattagtttgtttgtttgcgttAATTACAGTGTTGCGACATGATGTATTACTCTAGTTGGGTGGTTCGTATCAGGTGGCTAATCTAATATAACATATCGCTGGTTTCACCTGAAACTGTGGGTAGTTGTGGACAtatttaatgtgtatttattaccattatattattatatatcgtcacgtctttatccccgaaggacaGAAGTGCTCTATTCACAATTTACACTGTatgttccatgtaataggggggaggcatataccgggcacacatttccagactccgtagtactaccgagaaattttcaaaaccGTAAATAGCCAaacaatactttgtccgacccgggaatcgaaagttgcacttacgaccactcagCTAATGAGGCAGTCTATGTGTACTATAAGAGCTATACAGAATTTAGTGGTGAATGAAAATCTAGTTCGTTTTTCTCGAGATCGTTACTTATATACAATAGTAACTTATTCAATATTTCGcctaaaaatatgttaaatttaCTGAAAAGCAGCGAAACAATAGAAATGTAGTACagttataaattacatttacattttccgTAATCCAATTATTTCACAACTGTATATAATACTCACCTTAAGAAAAAGGGCCGAAAAaatcaacacaaacaaaatttacaCGTGATAATCAACCAAATACTAATCTCATTAATTATAtagacaaaaaagaaataggtaAACGGTATACTTACGAAGGCAATGAGGACAAAAACTAGGCCGGAAGTAGATAGCATGTTGCGACGTCTTGTCTCCGATGTGTTTAAGATAAAAACTTATTAGATAGCACTGATATTCACACGCGGATGATCTTTCCAGTACACTTGGTGGACCTCTATCATTTTCAATCACACATGTTGAAATTCAAAACTACGTTATTTCCCTGCAGACtattaattttatgcaaaatttCCTAATGACATTATGGCTACATTCGTACTTTAGTTACCCAGATGAACAATAACattattgaataattaaatcTAGCCATTATACGAGTAGTAAAATCACAAATATATGTCACCGTTATGTTTATGCTAATAGCCGTAAAACGTGCACACAAATGAATTAAATCTGTTATCTCAATAATTTCGATAATAAAGCTTCTCAAACAAAGTGCTCAAAGCTACTCATAATTGCTAATTAAGAATGGATTATCTAACGTGGCACAAGGGCTAAaggttcaaatttaaataaaaggttaACGTTTGAAGCAAAACATGCGTAAAATAAATGGAACATAACAATTTGtgtcataaattaaattaatatccaTGAAGGTTGAGCCGTGCGGAGACGAGCCAAGAGTCGCCgggtatttaaataaagtaattattggTGCTACTGGTACCGATTACTTTATTGTTAGTTGTGCGTTGCCAAGAGTTACGGCCCCTTTGATCTTACTACGTGAATTGAATTAAAGCGAGTACTAGACAAATCCCTGTTGATATCTTTATACGACGGTCGAGCAAAACCCGCAACAGTGCAGTGTCCTGCATTCATGCCATTACTTATTTCACATTTGCATTCGTCATAACCTCgtatttaaaatttacataagtCGGATCGTGCATTTCCCTGTATTTCAAGATAATGCCATTATATTCATAAGAACATTTACATTCATGAATTTTATTCGCATTTATATTTATCCGTCCGAAGAACATTGGCAGATAATTTGATCCCGCGCATAGATTGTATTTACAAGAGAAGATTATTAACAGATACAATCTAAATACGATTACTAGAAACATCGGAAACTAGAAAATCTAGAAACTTATTCCTAGACATATTTACTTCAAATTAAATCTTAAAGATTCATAAAAGGCTTTGGAATGGAAACAAAGTATGCAGAAAAAAGGTGTTTTTGATAGTCTTGTATCCTGTCCTATAATAGGTGCAAGTGGCCGACTTATATAAGTTTCTCATGCATAGCGAACACGGTGCTTATTACTTAAACCTGTATCAGTGATCGTAAAGAAGTCGGTGGCGTGGCGCCAAGCTTTCGCGCCTTTCATGAACAACGTGCATTTTATACTAAATGAGAGTACAATAAGATTAGTAGACTAACTGTGTCATCTATCAGATCTGTTGTTGAATTGTTTACTTTGTTGCAACTGGTCTTTCGGTACGAggaagattaaaataaaaggatTTGACAGTGAGGTGATCTTTGcagtctttataaaatattcgtcATCGCCCGTATACATCCACTGCTGCCAGTAAAgcaacataaattataaatgaaaaattagcATCTTCATTCTCTAAAAtcttttataatacattttcttaGAACACAAGTTTAGCATACGATAGTAGAttgaacacaaaataaataaaaatgtagaagGGTTTATCAAACACTTTCTAGTTCTCAAAGATAAAATTGATTACACATAAAcggttattataatttaatttattggaattaAAATGCACTTCGGTGCCTATGAAGAAGGTTTATGGACGTCCGATCGTAAATTTATGACAAATGACCTTACGGAGATAGTTTTAATGACTTTGTCATTCCACAATGATTTTATATGAaaccttttttatataaacacagATTAGTTCAATTCAGATTTAAGTGGTCGAAAGGCAAACAGAATGCCCATTTATCTTGACTATCTGAGGTTCTAAAATTTTATGGTGGCGACGTCAGCCGGACAAATatcattataacaataattgaaatatttagtggCGACACGCGACCAAATCGGGGTCAAATAGGGACACTGTACCACTAGATTTATGGCCTTAAAACATGTCACACACAATAAAAAgttaaacgatttaaaaaataaaaattatacctacGTTGCTGTAACAAGGGTgttgttatttataagtttgattAGAAAAAATAGTGGTTTGTTAAATTGGAAATTTTATGTCCTTTAATTCGGATAGTCGAGTCATCTTAATGCTTGGATGATTcatattaataaagtataatatttttctgcaCCGATGAACTCATTGGTTTGTCTGTTGGTCATGGATAAAATTGGCTTCGTTGTACAGCAAAAACCGATTAAATCTTAATTCAAGGTCAGTCGAGTGCATTCTTCATTTTGTTCTgacgtaattacagacagaacTAACTCATGTGATTGATTATTATAGGGTATCTAAATGGTTGTATTAAAAGCTAAGTGCGAGAATGCCATTAGCTTTAATTAATTGACAATTATATTGTAGCAGCTACTGCTGTTATAGAAATAGTGATTTATTCATGACTCAATTACTCATATAATGGTTGCCATGAAGTGGTTTATAGATATCGCACATCGGATTTATTATAACAGCTAAATGTattttcaaaaccaaaaaaCCGCAAGATGTATGACGCACAGTTTGTTGCTCATCTTTATACGAGTATTTTACGGTTTACACTATATTATTGTGTCACTTTCTCGTGAATAAACTAATTTCTTTATTCATATATACGAGTAAACAGtgacattgtattttattttcaacagtaCAACAAGAGCAAATACTTTGACAGCTGTCACTTACAAGGAGACGGCGCGAAAATAGTTGAAGTTTACTTACAGCgaaatatattatcattatgtTTACATGTATTGTAATTTACGTTTACAGGGTGTAAACAATCGGGATTAACGCGATGTCAACATTGGCGAGTGTCCAAACACTAAACATAACAAGTAATGGATGCATCGTCACATTCGACGAGAACCGCTATTAAATGACATTATACAGGGCGCTGATTCGTGGAAGTGCTAATGCTATGGATGTTTTATGTAAGTGTTATGGTCAatagtgaaataaaattaatgaaaaaaattaatgatCATGTCAGCCACTGTTGAATATAGAGCTCCCCAGTGACTTCCAGTTCGATAAGTTGAAGAAGTTCTGCATCCAACAATTTCTTGTGACcattaatatgtatgttattttaacattaattccTACGTGATAtgtgaaattgtcaaaaatactattaaacattattttaatattaagtggTAAAAAATTTGGTACTTACCTAATTCAATATTACCTAACACGCACACTCTACAAAATATAAACTCAACACCCTGTAACTCTCATTATAAAAGCTCGCGTATACCTTTTAACGCACATAAAGTCAGGAAGCAAAGTCTACTGTCACTAAACCATAAAGCTCCTAGTTAGTTGCGCACACGACAGATTTAAAACCATAAACTACAACACAGATGATCTTTTAATCTAAGTCTAGATTTCACGAATCAAATAATCTAGATTTCCTCTAAATGTTGGTCAATCA
Proteins encoded in this window:
- the LOC118266170 gene encoding thrombospondin type-1 domain-containing protein 4, with the translated sequence MGKNINFLSKKLFRILVIVQIAMLSSATNSTTTTTTTELPEETKREVDNEVEVEGEAYAWSAWGSWSACSRTCGGGVSVQHRQCLPRVRNIPPLDNSSIPPPVITVRVTRETHEPNCQGVDKRYHECNDIPCPGTKRGNRAAQCAAFDRRPFRGRFYTWVPYIDGNAPCTLNCRPLGQHFYASLSLVADGTPCTRQGFRAICVQGTCKAVGREGVLSSASSRELRCGRRLVSGLFSRPRLPLGYSYVTTVPRGACRLNVSEIMPSENYIALKISNGSYIMNGEFAVSAAGTYEAAGARFVYSRQGSLDSVVAHGPIHHPIDIMILYTQPNPSIKYEYFTESLPGEIESDSVTKADFPEVSSTAVTKHYRRHHSYDVFPRTSAEVPRHPDLSFSNEDEVDEVVVGNMKFMWKILSYSQCTRTCGGGIQLGKFRCVEANGSNREVAALHCAGVAPPARRRRCANIPCPPRWRAAAWSNCPKCGPATRTRIVGCVQDHARGITKISDQKCPLLKPTTSEKCVIPDCDKVIGGEVRQILSKRVTKQKDHTDNFREGPVYTVAVNSTDFDVGPEYSFSPAAGWLYTDWSECVGWCVGGGVQSRGVRCADPSGCSPKKTPESSRSCTPKIECEPLDGQWFTGEWSPCSAPCRGKQVRGVLCIGGTGRHLKDTACRLAKPAHERECSTDCRPTWFYGDWGPCIGNCSSGSNTGVQHRSVVCTRAADNVPVSETECDAPRRATRTCELTCLSTTSSSSTTNTPSTPSTTRKVPVITPPRKPLQPIEPYIVSDHEPTQRNVTQRTASKERGTKAKGNCADKLNNCILAVQARLCHYKYYTHNCCKSCGGR